A stretch of Halichondria panicea chromosome 1, odHalPani1.1, whole genome shotgun sequence DNA encodes these proteins:
- the LOC135341542 gene encoding uncharacterized protein LOC135341542 yields MKSFVENEAVRDEFLRAAAQSTSSKSEQPAGRQNHPPTVPTIPISTTDFSTLKYNVLGKLSNRVLNPFRKKKGFYCDLNRPRWFPEELRFQCPTHKGPNDERKYSSDELCQILDACMKECPEIFKVHTSDDSLTSESDNEHAPLVKEHQHLQPSKSDRNHQALNPQDALPLVYDFAASHPWEELVEKAKDTYDLVDFSSLDAAHPVDIIEVRRRYLDRRLQSVAKGRLRRDLHAGASTKDGNCFFNSISTCLFGDESKSEMLRLFTFCHAVKHHDLYRKLFTNEFSSQDRALQILIDRC; encoded by the exons ATGAAATCGTTCGTTGAGAATGAAGCTGTAAGAGATGAATTTCTTAGAGCTGCAGCACAGTCAACATCGTCCA AATCAGAACAACCAGCTGGAAGGCAAAACCATCCACCTACAGTACCAACCATTCCCATCTCAACAACAGATTTCTCAACCTTGAAGTATAATGTGCTTGGAAAGCTTTCCAATAGAGTTCTCAACCCGTTTC GTAAGAAAAAGGGATTTTATTGTGACTTAAACAGGCCGAGGTGGTTTCCGGAAGAACTCCGCTTCCAGTGCCCTACACACAAAGGGCCAA ATGATGAACGAAAGTACTCCTCTGATGAGCTTTGTCAGATCCTAGATGCTTGTATGAAGGAATGTCCTGAGATATTCAAAGT GCATACCAGTGATGACTCATTGACAAGTGAATCAGATAATGAGCATGCTCCTCTGGTCAAGGAACATCAACATCTACAACCAAGTAAA tcTGACCGGAATCATCAAGCCCTCAATCCTCAAGATGCATTGCCTTTAGTGTATGACTTTGCAGCAAGTCATCCATGGGAGGAGTTGGTGGAGAAAGCTAAAGACACCTACGATTTAGTAGATTTCAGTAGCTTAGATGCTGCTCACCCAGTGGATATAATAGAAGTTAGAAGGCGTTACTTGGATCGAAG ACTCCAGAGTGTGGCGAAAGGTCGACTTCGTAGGGACCTTCATGCTGGTGCATCAACTAAAGACGGCAACTGCTTCTTTAACTCCATCAGCACATGTCTCTTTGGAGATGAATCGAAAAGTGAAATGCTTCGCCTCTTCACATTCTGCCATGCTGTGAAGCATCATGATTTATACAGGAAATTG TTCACAAATGAGTTCAGCAGCCAGGATCGTGCTCTTCAAATTCTTATCGATCGTTGCTAG